CTCTGCGTGCTGCGCGGCGGCAACGTGCTGACCCTGCTGAGCGAACTCAGTCCGCACGACGTACGCACGACGGGCTGGGCCGGCACGACGACGGCTGCCTGGCGCACCCCATCGGGCCGCGCGCTGCTGAGCGACTGGGACGACGAGTCCCTCGCCCGCTGGTACGACGACCACGGACAGGACCAGCCGCTCGTGGGGCGCTTCGACCAGGCGGATCCGTTCGGATTTCCCGTGCTCGACGCTCCCCCACCGGGAAACTCGCCCGTGGCCGACCTCGACAGCCTGCACGCCGAGCTCGCCCGCATCCGCGAACAGGGCTACGCCCTCTCCGACGAGGAACTCGAGTTCGGAGTCGTCGCAGCGTCCGCACCCATCGTCGACTTCACGGGTCGCATCGTCGCCGCCGTGAATGTGAGCGCGCCGAAGGCCCGCATCGGTCCCCGTCTCGACGCACTGGGAGCCCTCGTCTCCCGCGCCGCGCGCGAGCTCTCCTCCCGCCTGGGGGCGAGCTGACCGGCTTCTCTCCTCAGCGCTTCCGCGGAGGTGCCGTGCTCGCGCGCACGATGAGTTCGCAGCTCACGAGCGGCGTCTGCTGACGTCCGGTGCCGTCGAGCTCGGCGAGCAGCGCGTCCACCGCGAGAGCTCCCACGCGTTCCGGATGCTGCTGCACGGTGGTCAGGGGCGGCCACAGCTGTGCAGCGTCGGGCAGGCCGTCGAAACCGACGATGCTGACGTCGCCCGGCACCTCGCGGCCGACCTCGCGAAAGGCCCTCAGCACGCCGATCGCCATCTGGTCGTTCGCGGCGAAGACGGCGGTGACCTCGCCGCGCTCGCGCAGTTCGACACCGGCTTCGTAACCCGACGCGGCGGACCAGTCCCCCGGCAGCGGCTCCGGCACGCGACGCCCGTGCTGCTCCAGCGTCTCCCTCCAGGCCTCCCTGCGTCGCTCCGCGGAGTAGGAACGGGCGGGACCGGCGACGTGCCAGACGGTCTCATGCCCGAGTTCGAGCAGGTGCTCGGTCGCCAAGCGGGCACCCTGCGCCTGATCCGTGTCGACGAACGGATGGGTCTCGCCGCGGTTCGAGTCGACGAACACGACGGGGAGGGCCTCGGGGATCTCGATGTCGGCCTCGTCGAGCTGGTGCGCCTCGATCACGATGATGATGCCGTCAACGGCATGCTCTTCGAGCCTCCGGAACGCACCGGCCACGGTCTCACCGGCACTCGACTCCACCGGGATGAGGGTGAGGGCATAGCCGAGCTGGGCGGCGCGCACCGCGATCGCGTCGAGCGTGCGCTGATTTCCGTACGAGCTGAACGAGAACATCACGACGCCGATGGTGCGGAAGCGTCCTGATCGCAGAGCACGCGCCGCGCTGTTGGGCCGGTAGCCGAGACGATGCATCGCGGCTTCGACGCGCTCACGGGTGGTCGCACCGACGTAGCCCCGGGCGTTCACGACGCGGGACACGGTCTGCCCTGAGACTCCGGCCTCCCGGGCGACGTCCTCCATGGAGGGCTCACGACGACGCGTCGACGTCTCGGTCGGATGCTCTGGGCTCACGATCACCCATCCCCTCATGTGTTGACGTTGACACACTAGCAGTCCATCGAATATGTTGACGTTGACACACGGCGCAGCAAGCGCCCGGATCGTAAGAAGGACTCGTCGATGACGACTGAAATCCCCGCACCCCTGGGCGCCCCCGGCGTCCGACGGCGCGACAGGCGCGACTGGAAGGGCTGGTCCTTCGTCGGCCCGTTCATGGTCGTGTTCGCCCTGGTGTTCCTGACACCGCTCGCCTACGCGCTGTATCTCAGCTTCTTCCAGGAGAAGCTGATCGGCGGAACCGCCTTCGTCGGCCTGGACAACTACGTCCGCGCGCTCACCGACCCGCAGTTCTGGGAGGCGTTCGGCCGCGTGCTCCTCTTCCTGGTGGTGCAGGTGCCGATCATGCTCCTCCTCGCGCTCGGCGCCGCCCTCGCCCTGGACAGCGCACGCCTGCGCGGAGCGTCGTTCTTCCGCATCCTGATCTTCCTCCCCTACGCGGTTCCCGCCGTCGTCGCGGTCCTCATGTGGGGCTACATCTACGGCGACCAGTTCGGCCTCACCAGCAACATCAACGACTTCCTCGGCATCGACGCGATCACGCCGTTCGCCAAGGAATGGATGCTCGTCTCGATCGGCAACATCGTCACCTGGGAGTTCGTCGGCTACAACATGCTGATCTTCTACTCCTCGCTCAAGACGATCCCGACCGACATGTACGAGGCGGCCGCCCTGGACGGCGCGGGCGCCTGGCGCACGATCTTCTCCATCAAGATCCCCTCCGTGCGCGGGGCGCTCGTGATCGCGACGATCTTCTCGATCATCGGCAGCTTCCAGCTGTTCAACGAGCCCAACATCCTGCGCCCGCTGGCTCCGAACGTGATCACCACGTTCTTCACCCCGAACATGTACGCGTACAACCTGTCGTTCGCCGGTCAGCAGTTCAACTACGCCGCGACGATCGCCATCATCATGGGCGTGATCACGGCCGTCATCGCCTACGTCGTGCAGCTGCGCGGCTCGACATCGGAGGTGCGCTGACATGGCACTCCCCCTCGCCCGCCCCTCGCGCCGACGCGACGATCCGCTGAAGCCCCGCAAGTCCAACACGCTGCTGATCGTGATGGTCATCTACGCGCTGTACACGCTCGTCCCGCTGGTGTGGCTGCTCTTCAGCTCGACCAAGACGCAAGCCGGACTCTTCAGCTCCTTCGGCCTCTGGTTCGCCGACGACTTCGCGTTCTTCGACAACCTCGTCGCCACGTTCTCCTACCGCGACGGCATCTTCCTCCGCTGGCTGGGCAACACCCTGCTCTACGTGGTGGTCGGCGCCGGCGGTGCGACACTGCTCGCCACGATGGCCGGCTACGGACTCGCGAAGTTCCGCTTCCCCGGGCGGCGCGCGGTGTTCGCCGTGGTCCTCGGCGCCGTGGCGGTGCCGGGTACGGCACTGGCCGTGCCGACCTTCCTGCTCTTCAGCGAGCTCGGGCTCACGAACACGCCCTGGGCCGTGATCATCCCCTCGCTCATCAGCCCGTTCGGGCTGTACCTGATCTGGGTGTTCGCCTCCGAATCGGTGCCGACCGAACTCCTCGAGGCCGCACGCATCGACGGAGCCGGCGAGTTCCGGACGTTCTTCACGATCTCGATGCGGCTTCTCGCCCCGGGCATCGTCACGGTCGCGCTCTTCACGGTCGTCGCCACCTGGAACAACTACTTCCTGCCGCTGATCATGCTGTCGGACCCCGCCTGGTACCCCCTGACCGTCGGCCTGAACCAATGGAGCGCTCAGGCCATCGGCGCGGGATCCCAGCCGATCTACAACCTCGTGATCATGGGCTCGCTCCTCACGATCATCCCGATCGTCATCGCCTTCCTGCTGCTGCAGCGCTTCTGGCAGTCAGGTCTCACCGCGGGAAGCGTCAAGCAATAGCTCCCCGCATCTTCTGCAACACCCCCGCGATCCGATGCTGGACCGCACCTCCCGAAAGGACACAGCAATGAAGCACCTTCCCTCACCGACCCGGCGCAGCCTCGCCGTGCTCGCCGCCGGAACCGTGGCAGCACTGGCGCTGGCCGGCTGCAGCACCGGTGGCACGAACGACTCCGGTTCCGGCACCGATGCGGGCTCCGGCTCCTTCGACGCCGTCGAAGCCGCCCTCGAGAAGGGCGGCGAGATCACGTACTGGTCCTGGACCCCGTCCGCCGAGGCGCAGGTCGAGGCCTTCCAGAAGGAGTACCCGAACGTCACCGTCAATCTGGTCAACGCCGGGACGAACAACGAGGAGTACACCAAGCTGCAGAACGCGATCAAGGCGGGCTCCGGCGCCCCCGACGTCGTGCAGATCGAGTACTACGCCTTCCCGCAGTTCGCCCTCACCGACGCCTTCGCCGACCTCTCGGCCTACGGGTTCGCCGACTTCGAGGACGACTACACCGCCTCGACCTGGAACTCCGTCACGAACGGCGACGCGATCTACGGTCTGCCGCAGGACTCCGGCCCCATGGCCCTGTTCTACAACAAGACCGTGTTCGACGCCGCGGGTGTCCCGGTGCCTACCACGTGGGACGAGTACTACGAGGCCGCCAAGAAGATCCACGCGGCGAACCCCGACGCGTACATCACCAACGACGCCGGGGACGCGGGCTTCGCGACCTCGATGATCTGGCAGGCCGGCGGAAAGCCGTTTGAGACCTCGGGCACCGACGTCACGATCGACCTGCAGGACGCGGGCTCGAAGAAGTGGACCGAGAACTGGAACCGCCTCGTCGAGGAGGACCTGATCGCGCCCTACGGCAGCTGGAGCGACGAGTGGTTCCGTGCCCTCGGCGACGGCAGCCTCGCCAGCCTCGTGATCGGCGCCTGGATGCCCGGAAACCTCATCTCGGGCGCACCCGACGGCGCAGGCGACTGGCGCGTCGCGCCCATGCCGACGTATGACGGCACCCCGGCGAGCGCGGAGAACGGCGGTGGCGGCCAGGCCGTCACGACGCAGAGCGAGAACCCTGAGCTGGCGGCCGGCTTCCTGTGGTGGTTGAACAACTCCGAGGAGAGCATCTCGATCTTCCTCGAGAGCGGCGGGTTCCCGTCCACGACCGCCGAGCTGTCCAGCGAGGAGTTCCTCTCCGACGCTCCCGAGTACTTCGGCGGCCAGAAGATCAACGAGGTACTCGCCGCCGCGGCCGATGACGTCGTCGAAGGGTGGAGCTACCTGCCCTACCAGGTGTACGCGAACAGCATCTTCGGCGACACCGTCGGCCAGTCGTACCAGAACGGCACCGATCTGAACGACGGCTTGACCGCCTGGCAGGACGCGCTGGTCGAGTACGGCAACGCGCAGGGCTTCACCGTCAACAAGTAATACCCGCGAGCTGTGCCGGTCCCGGATCCCCCGTCACGGGATCGGCACAGCTCGCCTCATCGAAAGCACCACGACTCGTGACCTCCTTCTCCCTCGGTGACACCGACTTCCTCCGCGACGGACGACCGCACCAGGTCATCTCCGGCGCGATCCACTACTTCCGCGTGCACCCGGACCAGTGGCAGGACCGCATCCGCAAAGCCCGGCTGATGGGGTTGAACACGATCGAGACGTACGTGGCCTGGAACGCGCACGAACCGCGACGCGGCGAGTGGGACGCGAGCGGGTGGAACGATCTCGGGCGCTTCCTCGACCTGATCCACGCGGAGGGTCTGGACGCGATCGTCCGCCCCGGTCCGTACATCTGCGCGGAGTGGCACAACGGCGGGCTGCCGGTCTGGCTCACCGGTGGCACGGGTGGGCTGCGTTCCTCGGCGCCGGAGTACCTCGTGGAGGTGAGCGCGTACCTCCGCCGCGTGTACGACATCGT
Above is a window of Microbacterium aurugineum DNA encoding:
- a CDS encoding IclR family transcriptional regulator: MTTTTPSAPRRNSSGLGRDIEILELLGGDDALRSGGLGVSQVAQATGRDKAVVSRTLATLAETGLVERDEETLRYLLGPRLYALAAHTATSTLVHASRSILRRLVQSTRETSHLCVLRGGNVLTLLSELSPHDVRTTGWAGTTTAAWRTPSGRALLSDWDDESLARWYDDHGQDQPLVGRFDQADPFGFPVLDAPPPGNSPVADLDSLHAELARIREQGYALSDEELEFGVVAASAPIVDFTGRIVAAVNVSAPKARIGPRLDALGALVSRAARELSSRLGAS
- a CDS encoding LacI family DNA-binding transcriptional regulator; translated protein: MEDVAREAGVSGQTVSRVVNARGYVGATTRERVEAAMHRLGYRPNSAARALRSGRFRTIGVVMFSFSSYGNQRTLDAIAVRAAQLGYALTLIPVESSAGETVAGAFRRLEEHAVDGIIIVIEAHQLDEADIEIPEALPVVFVDSNRGETHPFVDTDQAQGARLATEHLLELGHETVWHVAGPARSYSAERRREAWRETLEQHGRRVPEPLPGDWSAASGYEAGVELRERGEVTAVFAANDQMAIGVLRAFREVGREVPGDVSIVGFDGLPDAAQLWPPLTTVQQHPERVGALAVDALLAELDGTGRQQTPLVSCELIVRASTAPPRKR
- a CDS encoding carbohydrate ABC transporter permease, with the protein product MTTEIPAPLGAPGVRRRDRRDWKGWSFVGPFMVVFALVFLTPLAYALYLSFFQEKLIGGTAFVGLDNYVRALTDPQFWEAFGRVLLFLVVQVPIMLLLALGAALALDSARLRGASFFRILIFLPYAVPAVVAVLMWGYIYGDQFGLTSNINDFLGIDAITPFAKEWMLVSIGNIVTWEFVGYNMLIFYSSLKTIPTDMYEAAALDGAGAWRTIFSIKIPSVRGALVIATIFSIIGSFQLFNEPNILRPLAPNVITTFFTPNMYAYNLSFAGQQFNYAATIAIIMGVITAVIAYVVQLRGSTSEVR
- a CDS encoding carbohydrate ABC transporter permease, translated to MALPLARPSRRRDDPLKPRKSNTLLIVMVIYALYTLVPLVWLLFSSTKTQAGLFSSFGLWFADDFAFFDNLVATFSYRDGIFLRWLGNTLLYVVVGAGGATLLATMAGYGLAKFRFPGRRAVFAVVLGAVAVPGTALAVPTFLLFSELGLTNTPWAVIIPSLISPFGLYLIWVFASESVPTELLEAARIDGAGEFRTFFTISMRLLAPGIVTVALFTVVATWNNYFLPLIMLSDPAWYPLTVGLNQWSAQAIGAGSQPIYNLVIMGSLLTIIPIVIAFLLLQRFWQSGLTAGSVKQ
- a CDS encoding ABC transporter substrate-binding protein; translation: MKHLPSPTRRSLAVLAAGTVAALALAGCSTGGTNDSGSGTDAGSGSFDAVEAALEKGGEITYWSWTPSAEAQVEAFQKEYPNVTVNLVNAGTNNEEYTKLQNAIKAGSGAPDVVQIEYYAFPQFALTDAFADLSAYGFADFEDDYTASTWNSVTNGDAIYGLPQDSGPMALFYNKTVFDAAGVPVPTTWDEYYEAAKKIHAANPDAYITNDAGDAGFATSMIWQAGGKPFETSGTDVTIDLQDAGSKKWTENWNRLVEEDLIAPYGSWSDEWFRALGDGSLASLVIGAWMPGNLISGAPDGAGDWRVAPMPTYDGTPASAENGGGGQAVTTQSENPELAAGFLWWLNNSEESISIFLESGGFPSTTAELSSEEFLSDAPEYFGGQKINEVLAAAADDVVEGWSYLPYQVYANSIFGDTVGQSYQNGTDLNDGLTAWQDALVEYGNAQGFTVNK